The following DNA comes from Gambusia affinis linkage group LG21, SWU_Gaff_1.0, whole genome shotgun sequence.
AGCGAAAAATCGACAATGCTTTTCAAgtgcatttctgtttaaaacaagcCCACAAACTAAAAAATTGTTTGTCAACTCTGCACTTTCTTTTGTTGTGCCTGCTccttaaaatgctttttgtgcCGTCTCCTTTCACTGAGCTTGTTTGCGGCACCTTTTGGTGGGTTGAAAGGACATCTGCCTCAGTTTTTCCCAGAAAACCCGAGTGACAGCACCGTGCCATCTGTGAACCAAACAGGAGTTGGACTGTCTATGCGTGTTTTAATGagttctgtttttctgccatGTGTGAATAAGATCAGGCATTTGTGAGTCTAAACTGAACCTCTTTTCCTGATATGTCTTAAATCTACATTAGAATTGGAACAGCTAAATGTATTTCCTTTCCTGTAAGTTTGATGAGCTCTGAACAAACAATAGCATTTCATTCTTTAAATTACATTGTCCTGACATTCAAtcattatttcaaattattgtTCTTTAAATTTATAATCAGTGGAAATAGTAATGTCTTCATGCACAGGGAACATGATTTCTCAGAGTATGAAGGACAAGTTTTACAAGGTCAAAATAAATGGATCTATGTATggagtaaaataaatgataaattaattaaattaataaaaacatatttaaatgctttttctgtccagaatttatgaaaaatactAAACAGTTAAGATGGCTCTGGTACATAGctgagaaacattttctcttagTGTAATGAAAGTAGGAATGGTTGAAATGGAAAGGGGATGAACTGACCCAGACCTGTTTGCTTATAGTCCGATCTCTAAGTCTGAATAGAAAATTTCGGGATTTTGACGTTTCCCAGTTCCAATATGGCTGCTGCTCCTggcaatgttttaaaagttgtagatatactttttttttttcatcatttctgaTGAAAAATATCCAAGAAGCCGAAGCGAATCCCACTACAGAAAGAAAGATgaactgtctctttaaataaaatgatctccaccaaaatgttattattttttccttttggctGAACCTAGCTTTTCCATCAGTAGCTCTACTCTCGACTTTTGTTCTAAAACCTTAAATCAAGCCTAATGGGTGAACTTTGCTGAAGCCACTTTACTGAAAACGCCATCATAATTTAATGAAGCTTAAACAAACCGATTACATGAGGTCTGCAGTGAGCAAAGCACCATACATGACAATGAAGTGTGAATCAGGCAAATTCTATTAGAGATTCAGGAAGGATTGCTGGGTTAATGCACACTGTTTAATACTTAAtgagaaaagaggaaaggtCTTCCACAGAGAAACGAAAGCAATAAGATGTTGATGATTCTGTCTGACTGAATGGTTGCCTTGAGTCATGTCTCATCAGGACAGCCCTGTGTTCCGCATGTTTAACAGatacacaaaaatgaaaacagccaCCAACATCTACATCTTCAACTTGGCGCTCGCAGATGCTCTCGTCACCACTACTATGCCCTTCCAGAGCACCGACTACCTTCTGAACACCTGGCCGTTTGGGGAGGTGGTGTGCAAAGTCTTCATCTCCATCGACTACTACAACATGTTCACCAGCATCTTCACTCTCACCATGATGAGCGTGGACCGGTACGTGGCAGTGTGCCACCCTGTTAAAGCCCTGGACTTCCGCACACCCATCAAAGCCAAGATGATCAACGTCTGCATCTGGATCCTGTCCTCGGTTGCAGGGATACCGGCTTTTGTTCTGGGGGGAACTCAGACAAACAGCGGTGAGGAAATGCTTTCACTCCTCATTAAACGTGCAGTCTGTTTTCCATGCTCTTAAGGTTCTCTGTGAATTTTGCTAAAGGGATTTTAGGAGCAAACaagtaatcttttattttagtagCATTGTCTGAATACACTTTCCCAAActacaaatctgaaacaaaattgTATAAGGAAGAAAAAGGGACAGAAGCTACTCAGATAATTGCAgcacttttttgtattttctaagaAGTTAATGGAAATTTGCATTCTGcgttatttaatttttgaggTACATTACTTAAATGATTTACCTGCTCAatgatatttgattttattagatttatgcACACAGTATGTTCCTTTTTGACATACAATGGGCTCTAACACACTTATACCTTAAACTGGCCCTGATAGGTATAGACCCCTGGCTAGTTTTTAGGTTATAATATAGAGAAGGAGCAAACTGTTCCCAACTGAGTGCATGTTTTGTTCATAACGGTGAAAGtggaattttatttacaaacaaataaaatcctttctTGTAACTAAATGATcctttttttcatcctttttctctgcagacataACTGAATGTGCCTTACAGTTCCCAGAGCCATACGCCTACTGGGACACGATGATGAagatctgtgtgtttgtgtttgccttCGTCGTGCCTGTGCTCATCATCACTGTCTGCTACACCCTCATGGTCCTGAGACTGAAGAGCGTCCGGATGCTGTCTGGCTCACGGGAGAAGGACCGCAACCTGCGGCGCATCACAcggctggtggtggtggtggtcgCCGTGTTCGTGGTCTGCTGGACGCCCATTCATATCTTCATCCTGGTCAAGGCACTTATGAGCGTACCCGAGACCACCGCCATCATGGCGGCGTATTTCTTCTGTGTGGCTTTGGGCTACACCAACAGCAGCCTCAACCCCATCCTCTATGCCTTCCTGGACGAGAACTTCAAGCGCTGCTTCAAGGACTTCTGTCTGTCAGCCAAACTGAAGGGGGACAGGGCCTCCGGCAGCAAGAAGGTCCCCAGCACAGTCCGGGCCGCCGCTGTTCCTCTGGAGAACCCAGACGGGACTAATAAACCCACCTGACTAGCGGTGGAACTGTCTTCAATTTCCCACATTGGAAAAGAAGACTCGCATGATCTGGGCTTAACGCACATTACTTCAGTGATGTAGACTTACTCTCCTGTGAAAGCTGATCCACCTCTTGTTTTTATAAACACCATAACCCAGAGCCAAGCTGCCAAGGTAGATCAAAATCTTTCATGAAAGTAATCTGTTTAATTTCATCCTCTTTGGTCTTAAGATTTTGTCGTTAACGTCTGAATTTACAGGTGGATTCAAAGAAGACATAAAAAGTGGATGAAAGTTATCTGTAAGGGGAATACAATGGAGCACTAGCTATGTTTATGAATTTGCTGGcccttcctctctcctccaaCAGCCTTATATGTCTAAGAGTTTTGACATATCTCCATTCATTGTTGGAGATGACAAACTTTAAGAtaccacatttatttattgttacataaTCTGAATCTCCTTCAGTCACTCATGgcccattttttaaaaataatctttttagttttttatgcaTTAGCCAAATATTATCTTTGGGGCTCCCAAAGGGGTCTCACTAAATCTCTATAGAGATACCTCCAGAAGTCTTTAGAAAACCAtctaaaaaaacacactcaTAGGTATTTTTCAATATGTTTGCATAATATCAAAGAGCTGGTGAATATATTTAGAAGGTGCAACACATATATTAAATAGATTCATTTAATAAAGTCAGTCATAACCCAAGTttcaacttttctgtttgtataaAGTTTCTTGAGAACAGttagaaataatgtttaatCCAGAAATCTGATATGATGGCCATTTATTAATCACATattgattaattacacacaaactTATTTCGggtgttatttctgtttgttgtgaTGTTTCAACTTTCTTCTTATTGCCAAATCAGAAAATTACATAAGACCAATCAAACTGGggttttaatacaaaaatgtgttaTGATGGCCATTGCATGGTCTGCATAATCATGACTGCTCAGTTGAACTGAAGGGTAAGCcaaaaaatcttatttctaATAAACATGTCTGAGACATAAATGAAAAGCTGAGCGGAAGGAAAAAATGCGTTTTGATTCCCATGTGACAGAGATAACCACAGCCCCAGCCTGTGGTGGAAGAACCATCACATACAGACGGTTCTTTCACCACAGTTGAAGTTCAGGACATGAACTTCAACGTTTACCTTGTTTGTGTGAACGAACCCCTGAACCAGAAATGTCTCCTCTTGAAGTCTGAGTTGCTGTACTTTAATCTGCCTGGACTTTGTGTgcatcctctcctcctcctcctccaaacTCTTGAGaccttgatttccaaatgaattgCAAAATGTACTTTCATCTAAGAAGAGGACTCGAATTACTGAGCAATAGTCCCGGTTTGGACACAACACTGCAGTCTACCTCAACGCTGCAGTTATTCGTCTACCTTGCTCTCAtccattttttcttccactcagttttccattaatatgccTTCATACAGCACTCGGTGCACAGAAAACTTGTTTAgctgtttttggtttattcTTCTTGAGGAGGATGTCAGTGGTTGTCTACTGGAAAATAGTCAGGTCAGCTGTCTGcctaatttaatatttctgttttaaaaagtcattttattaacgtcatgtaaaattttaattggttttttttttctgtaagccACGATCATCAAAATTGACAGAAatcagaagaaaatatattactctgtgtgtaataaatctatataatatagaattttcagttttttatttataaatctggAGAAGGattttttactaatttatttagatGCATCTGTTGATCCATTTGTTGtagcaaaaatttaaaaagtgtttttttcataattgctcatctgttaaaaaaaatctgtgaaaaaatataaGTCTAAAAACAATCAGATGACTGACAATTAAGACCATTGCTAAATATGTCCAAACTTCTAATTTTAATTTCCTTCATTAAGTCTAATATTTGCCACCAGTGCCTTCAACAGTCCAGGATAACATGATTGTCTTATCGATGTGAAGAATGACTGGAGCCAATCGGCAAGTTATGTTCAAAAGATTTTCGTTTTCTATGAATTAGTTTGGCCTGTCATTGGTTTGGCTGCATGAAGCTTTGGCAGGGAACATTCAAAAGCTTTTTTGCCTCTGTGAAATGTGTGAATGGAGCTGATTGGTCACAGTGTGAGAAAACTGACTCATGGATGGACTTGGAAGTCAAAAATAGTCGACGTACATCTGCGTCACAACGAGCTTGCTCAATGACGGAAAAGAGTGggaataaaatgaaagataCATCCTGGACTCAAATGTGCATTTATAATTTGTCTGAGGGCTCTCCATCGGTTTTGACGTCATGAATGGTGTCCAAACTGATGCACTGTAAAATTGTACTCAATGTGATGAATTAACCTGTGCTTTTTATGTGCTTTTACAGCGATGACAAGTAATCTTTCTCATGTTGTGCAATCTAATCATATGAATGGCGGACTTTGCAAGTTGGGGACCTATAGTCTATTACAATACCCACACAATAATGCTGTGTGtttaaaattttgcaaagaTTACAAATTAAACAACTTTACAGTCATCATGTAAATAAACTGTACTCGTAGCATGTGAATCATCATCAATGTGATGTAAAAGCTGACATCAGAAGCTAAAACATGCTTAATGGactgctgtttgtttctaatGTGCTGCAAACAGACTGtgtaaaatatgtagaaattcaCCTGAacagctaaaaatatttatttccaattttctgTATATTATGGAATAAAACCCAAAAAAGAATACATCTATAATATCAAAAAGGACCATGGatgcatagttttttttatatttgttatgATCTCTGTGTGCTCTCTTTAAATCTGCTGTACTTTGGGTCTGTCTGCTCTCATTTGTGCAGGACGTGTATGGTTCCTGTCTGTGAAGCTGTTGAAATTAAAGCaagtttaataaagtaaaactaattCTCTTTTCTTGAAATGAAATTCTCAAACTGCTCTCTggtattaattaaaaatcactCTGACAATAAGAAATACTACATATGTGCACCACCATTTTGACTCAGCATCTTCACTTACTTGTTCTAGACTTTGGGAGATTGCTACAGTCattatgttaatgttttatattttgagtaAGCAGCGCCACCCAGAGGACAATGAGTGGTACAATGGTTGGAAAATTAAGTTCCattaatatttcacataaaCTAGACATAGTGGTGGTACAGGTATTATTGATTTCAAAAACAGACTGTCAATACGGCCATGATAAACTATGGCTTGAAATAGTCATgtctaactttttattttattaattttttacattgttgTGTTATATCCTCCATTTAAATTattaagtgaaaaacaaaatatggaaaagcaataataataataataataataataaatcaagtatcataatagtatttttttgtctttgtcttccATTCCTTGAAATTTTACATGACACTTTTGattattgccttttttaattaacttgtaTTATCTTAAGCTATTTATATATCGGAATATATAAGCGCCTGCAAAATAAACGAACACTGGATGGGAGAAACAATCAGAACCTCAAAGGGCGGAGCTGAATATGTCATGATCATGTGATTCTTCTGACGTCATCCCAGACTCTTCCGGGTAATTTCTTTAGGTTAAACTGTGGACTCGCTGGTTTTGTGACACTTTTAACCATAGTGCCGCCGAGATGAATCGTATTTTTGGCCGGGGGAAAGCCAAAGGGCCTCCACCAAACCTAACGGACTGCATAGGAGGTGTAAGTAAAATCCTGTAGTTGAACTTTCTCAACGGGGAAATTTACTAAGTAACCAAAAACCAACATGGATACCTGCTAACCGACTGTTAGCCAACTTTAGAAGCTTGCAATATTTTGttatataaaatatactatagctgtttttattatgaGTTGGTATccttatacattttatattatagATTTGTTGAATATAAATGGCTTATTGTTTACCTAACAGGGTTTTTTTCGACCTGTTACCGTGTAAACAAGAcgtgaaaacaaaactttctatTGTTTTGTGTTCGGATAATGACTCAGCGTTATATAATAGCATGTTATTGgcagtatttttttcagctaaattagaaaaaaaactatttttctttttcaaaaccaTGTAAAATTAACCAGTTAAACCGGTCGGGTGTGTATATACTATATTATTATTAGCTGACAGGAGCGGAAGAAGAAAATACTGTTACATTAGCCGAATTtagtaagttttatttataaccATTTATGTAGGTGAGAATATTTGGCTTGGAGTTTGTTTTGTAACATTAACTTCTTTTACTCTAATattctactttgttttgttttccgtGTAGGTTGACTCCAGGGCGGAGTCCATTGACAAGAAAATCGCCAGACTAGATGCTGAACTTGTCAAGTACAAGGATCAGATGAAGAAGATGAGAGATGGGCCTTCAAAGGTGAGATCAGCTGTGTGAGGCTGCTGTAAAAGAATGaaggggatgttttttttctcacacaactacataaaaagaacaaatagatcCACACAGATTAAACCAAAGGTATGACTAATGCACTAAAACGTAGGAATGTCTATAAGCAGATGACATTATGTTTTAAAGAAGTCTGTGAGATGAATGcagttttaacaattttaagtgaaggtgtttgtttttttattattatttttccagtaACTGTGGTCACAAAATTTTCTCAAGATTCCAAAGGATTCCATTTGAAAGAATGTTAAAATCTCCATTCCATTATAGCAGGATTGTGCATATATGCTGGAAATTTAACCTAAATTCTGTGAAAAGGTATGGCAATCATTTAAACTGAGCCCATGAAAGGCTTGGATTTAAAAGAGAACATTTATcttaaaatgtgtatattttttcagtggTTAAATAAGTATCAGTTAATTAACTTGTAATagttttttaaagctttgtctCTAGAGGAATTAAACCAAACTGCCAAAAGTGATAATAGTAAAGCATATTTATGCCATAAATTctatatttgattaaaaattagcacttataataaatgaaagcagaatATTAGCCATTGATATTGTTTGTGTCATCATTGTACCTCTTGTTGACTTagtagaaatatttgcaaattcAGCCAAGGGTCATAAGTCTCTTCCACAGTTAAATCACAAAGTTTTACACgcaaataaatacaagtgtTTGTCAAAAGTTCTCAAAGATAATCAGCAATGATTGTTgcagaaaacagtgaaacatcTTTGCACTCCCTTTCACACTAAAACTATAATTTTCGTTGTCTACTTACTAGAAAGAGGCAGATATAGACTTAGGTTTATTACAATATGTTGTgctatttatttcaataaccaTAAAAGTGACTATTAAAGTACTTTTTAGCCAGAGTGGTTCCTCaaagccccacaaacacaagtACTGCTCTTCAATTTTTGAATATAGATCAAAAGGAGCAACTTACTGATTATCTAATAGGTTGTTCAGGACAGCAGTTTTATCGCTAAACggcacacaaacagaaaaatgtgtattCCTACACCCACAGAACCAACTGTGGGATAAAAAACTTATAGGTTTTG
Coding sequences within:
- the LOC122824075 gene encoding delta-type opioid receptor-like is translated as MENTPVEIFKEENKCLSGLLEDCPVNSSVWMSGESRNVTRDDESWEQESMSPIIPIITAVYSVVFVVGLLGNCLVMYVIIRYTKMKTATNIYIFNLALADALVTTTMPFQSTDYLLNTWPFGEVVCKVFISIDYYNMFTSIFTLTMMSVDRYVAVCHPVKALDFRTPIKAKMINVCIWILSSVAGIPAFVLGGTQTNSDITECALQFPEPYAYWDTMMKICVFVFAFVVPVLIITVCYTLMVLRLKSVRMLSGSREKDRNLRRITRLVVVVVAVFVVCWTPIHIFILVKALMSVPETTAIMAAYFFCVALGYTNSSLNPILYAFLDENFKRCFKDFCLSAKLKGDRASGSKKVPSTVRAAAVPLENPDGTNKPT